In Theobroma cacao cultivar B97-61/B2 chromosome 7, Criollo_cocoa_genome_V2, whole genome shotgun sequence, the genomic window CCGGAAGCATGAAAGGGGTAGAAGATATTTGTGAGTGGAAGAATGTACTAATTGAATTAGAAGAGAGGGTGGAAAGTGTGAAAGAATTGGATATCAAAGTATATGAGCCTTTGAAGTTCAGTTATGACCATTTGAGAGAtccaaaaatccaaaattgTTTCTTATATTGCTCCCTATATCCTGAAGATTATATAATTAGAAAAGTggaattaattgaaaattggaTAGATGAGGGACTCCTTGATGGCTTACAGACCAAAGAAGCAATGCATCATAGAGGTTATAGCATTTTAAATAAGCTTGAAAGTAATTGCCTATTAGAGAGGGCTACATTTCttattgatgatgatggagTTAAGATGCATGATGTTTTGAGGGACATGGCGTTGTATATTGCAGGTCATCAGTTCATGGGAAAAGTAGGTATGCAATTGAAAGAATTCCCAAGTGAGCAAGAATGGACAGTGAGTGTTGAGAAAGTTTCCTTGATGCGAAATTCAATATTAGAAATTCCTTCTCACATATCACCTAGATGGCCTCATTTATCAACTTTGATATTGCAACAATGTGGCTTACAAAAGATTTCAGAATCTTTTTTTAAGCACATGCCTGGGTTAAAAGTTCTAAAtctttcatataattattccttaAAGTATCTGCCTAATTCGATCTCAAACTTGAAAACTCTCAATGCATTGGTACTCTTTTGTTGTGATAAGTTAAAATATGTGCCTTCCTTAGTAGAGCTCACAGCACTAAGAAAGTTGAACCTTTTGCGCACAGCAATTAAAGAGGTTCCTCATGGCATAGAGATGTTAGAAAACTTGAGAGATCTTCGTATGATGTCATGGGCTTTAAAAGAGCTACCAGTAGGAATATTACGGAGGATTTGTCATCTCCAATGCTTAATGCTAGCGGATACGTTTGTAAAGGGAGAAGAAGTAGGCCAATTGAGGAAGCTCGAGTGGGTTTCATGTTCATTTCGCAACGTGCAAGAGTTTAATAAATACGCAGAGTGTACGCAAGGTAAATGGCCTACATCTTTCACTTTTCAAGTGGGGGGATCACCTATGCGATGGTATATTGGTTTTGGGCAATCcccaaatttcaaaaaaattgagaaatggGTTATATTCGCAGATTCGGAGATAGAGAGGTGTGATGATAGGGTGGTCCCACATGACCTTCAAACTTTAACTATTGAGAAGTACGATGATTTCAAATGTTTAAACAACATTCCTTTGTTTCGTAAGGCGACTGACTGGAAGGAATGTCAAATTGGGGAGTGTGAAGGGATGGAGTGTGTGGTTGACTTGTCATTATCGTCTTGTGACGCACTTGACAACATTGAGGAGTTACACCTATTTTTGTTGCCAAACTTGCGTGAAGTTGTGAGAGTAGGAGTAGCGGTTGAAATTGAATCTACCTCTCATGCTCCAACACCACCTGCCATCTTCTCTTCTCTTAAAAAATTCCATATGAGAAGTTGTTCGAGGGTGAAGAAGTTGTTTCCAGTTGAGCTGTTGAAGGGCCTCCAAAACTTAGAGACAATTCAAGTTGAAGTTTGTGAAGAAATGGAGGAAATAATAGCATCAGAAGAAAATCACAAAGGAGAAGGAACAACATTTATTCTTcccaaattaaaatcattaaagtTACAGTTGTTACCAAAATTGAAAAGCATTTGCAGCGGGAGAGTTATGATTCCTGCAGATTCTCTCCAATATCTTTATATAATCAAATGTCCAGAAGTAAAGAGGATCCCTTTGTCTCTTCCCCTTGTTGAAAATGGGAAACCATCTCCTCCTTCTTCTCTACAAAAAATCACAGCATGGCCGAGAGAATGGTGGGAATCAGTGGAATGGGATCAGCCTGATGCTAAGGATGTCCTTTCTCCCTTTCTTCAATATTCTGGCTTATAGAATGAGATGGAGAAGAGGTGTTTGATTAAATGTGGCTGTAAGGCTCCTGCTTCTTATTAAGAACTGCAAACACTGTGAGTTTATTTTCATCCACGTCCTCTTTTTATCTCttaatttctcatttgttaaataatttctcttttttaatatcaaaataaaactaagtctttaactttttatttttttaaataaaaataaattctccAACTCAACACCCTTCAATCTGCATTTCTCCGCCAATTGCTATCTCACATTTCCTACATCCCCTCCTATTACACCTTCCCACccctttcctttattttcattttcactcgcatgtttcaaaaattctttgattattatgaattaaaatGTTGAAAGATATAGCAAAATGACtaaaaggttttcaatttGCTGCAGGCTTGGAGATTATGGGAGGAAGGAAGGCACCCTGTTGAACTTGGTGATCAATTCTTAGGACTATCCTGCAACCTATCAGatgtgagaaaaaaaagtcTCAAATGGTTTATGAATTGGAAATCATTTAATACAAGTAAGTCATTGAAGTTATGTTTGTCCAATGAAGAGAAtgtttataatttgttttctgCTGCACTTTGTGTATACTTCATTCATCAAAAGTCAATCAATCACATCATCGTATGAAAACAGCGCATGATCTACCCACCTggtatttctattttttatgtcAACCATCATAAGTGTCTCAAATAGAAATCATTGATCACAGGACTACACATGAAATGCAGAAAGCAAGCTTGGATGCTTTTCTCATTTGCTCCAAGAGACTACTTTGACAGATATGGACTTTGTGGTTCAAAAGGGAATTGTGATGGTACTCAGCTCCCActttttgaaggattcaagccTTAATTCCCTGAAAGCTGATGTTTAAGCCTGAATTCCCTGAAAGATAGAACTCATCAGACTGGTCCCTAGGGTGTaagcacaataagccattcaaCTGCCAAAGCAGAGATGGATTTATCAGATTTAAAAGATTTGAAAATGCAAGATGCTACACATTCTTGGGTAACTAAAAGTATGAATTTTAAGGGACGCAGGGCTAAGTATCTGTAGAACTATTCCTATATGGCATACACTAGTTCAGATAACAGAGGAAGAGGTAGTGTTTGGGCCCTTTGGTTTCATCATCTGATTGATTACAGACAATTTCAATCAAAAGGGCAGGATCTATATGTTAAAATGTCTGCTTCAGAATCAGGTAGGAGTCtacattttctcttgttttcaatgctttttttgtttttgttcatgtATGCTTTTCTTTATCAAATTTCATCATACAGAATTGAAAGATAAGCTTAGGATAAAACTTCCTGCATTAACACTGTGTTGTGCTTTTGGGGTTGTTCACTGTCAGTCATTTCCTTTACAGAGATCGTGCCAAGTTGTCCTTtgcaaaataaacaaaaaaaaaaaaaaNNNNNNNNNNNNNNNNNNNNNNNNNNNNNNNNNNNNNNNNNNNNNNNNNNNNNNNNNNNNNNNNNNNNNNNNNNNNNNNNNNNNNNNNNNNNNNNNNNNNNNNNNNNNNNNNNNNNNNNNNNNNNNNNNNNNNNNNNNNNNNNNNNNNNNNNNNNNNNNNNNNNNNNNNNNNNNNNNNNNNNNNNNNNNNNNNNNNNNNNNNNNNNNNNNNNNNNNNNNNNNNNNNNNNNNNNNNNNNNNNNNNNNNNNNNNNNNNNNNNNNNNNNNNNNNNNNNNNNNNNNNNNNNNNNNNNNNNNNNNNNNNNNNNNNNNNNNNNNNNNNNNNNNNNNNNNNNNNNNNNNNNNNNNNNNNNNNNNNNNNNNNNNNNNNNNNNNNNNNNNNNNNNNNNNNNNNNNNNNNNNNNNNNNNNNNNNNNNNNNNNNNNNNNNNNNNNNNNNNNNNNNNNNNNNNNNNNNNNNNNNNNNNNNNNNNNNNNNNNNNNNNNNNNNNNNNNNNNNNNNNNNNNNNNNNNNNNNNNNNNNNNNNNNNNNNNNNNNNNNNNNNNNNNNNNNNNNNNNNNNNNNNNNNNNNNNNNNNNNNNNNNNNNNNNNNNNNNNNNNNNNNNNNNNNNNNNNNNNNNNNNNNNNNNNNNNNNNNNNNNNNNNNNNNNNNNNNNNNNNNNNNNNNNNNNNNNNNNNNNNNNNNNNNNNNNNNNNNNNNNNNNNNNNNNNNNNNNNNNNNNNNNNNNNNNNNNNNNNNNNNNNNNNNNNNNNNNNNNNNNNNNNNNNNNNNNNNNNNNNNNNNNNNNNNNNNNNNNNNNNNNNNNNNNNNNNNNNNNNNNNNNNNNNNNNNNNNNNNNNNNNNNNNNNNNNNNNNNNNNNNNNNNNNNNNNNNNNNNNNNNNNNNNNNNNNNNNNNNNNNNNNNNNNNNNNNNNNNNNNNNNNNNNNNNNNNNNNNNNNNNNNNNNNNNNNNNNNNNNNNNNNNNNNNNNNNNNNNNNNNNNNNNNNNNNNNNNNNNNNNNNNNNNNNNNNNNNNNNNNNNNNNNNNNNNNNNNNNNNNNNNNNNNNNNNNNNNNNNNNNNNNNNNNNNNNNNNNNNNNNNNNNNNNNNNNNNNNNNNNNNNNNNNNNNNNNNNNNNNNNNNNNNNNNNNNNNNNNNNNNNNNNNNNNNNNNNNNNNNNNNNNNNNNNNNNNNNNNNNNNNNNNNNNNNNNNNNNNNNNNNNNNNNNNNNNNNNNNNNNNNNNNNNNNNNNNNNNNNNNNNNNNNNNNNNNNNNNNNNNNNNNNNNNNNNNNNNNNNNNNNNNNNNNNNNNNNNNNNNNNNNNNNNNNNNNNNNNNNNNNNNNNNNNNNNNNNNNNNNNNNNNNNNNNNNNNNNNNNNNNNNNNNNNNNNNNNNNNNNNNNNNNNNNNNNNNNNNNNNNNNNNNNNNNNNNNNNNNNNNNNNNNNNNNNNNNNNNNNNNNNNNNNNNNNNNNNNNNNNNNNNNNNNNNNNNNNNNNNNNNNNNNNNNNNNNNNNNNNNNNNNNNNNNNNNNNNNNNNNNNNNNNNNNNNNNNNNNNNNNNNNNNNNNNNNNNNNNNNNNNNNNNNNNNNNNNNNNNNNNNNNNNNNNNNNNNNNNNNNNNNNNNNNNNNNNNNNNNNNNNNNNNNNNNNNNNNNNNNNNNNNNNNNNNNNNNNNNNNNNNNNNNNNNNNNNNNNNNNNNNNNNNNNNNNNNNNNNNNNNNNNNNNNNNNNNNNNNNNNNNNNNNNNNNNNNNNNNNNNNNNNNNNNNNNNNNNNNNNNNNNNNNNNNNNNNNNNNNNNNNNNNNNNNNNNNNNNNNNNNNNNNNNNNNNNNNNNNNNNNNNNNNNNNNNNNNNNNNNNNNNNNNNNNNNNNNNNNNNNNNNNNNNNNNNNNNNNNNNNNNNNNNNNNNNNNNNNNNNNNNNNNNNNNNNNNNNNNNNNNNNNNNNNNNNNNNNNNNNNNNNNNNNNNNNNNNNNNNNNNNNNNNNNNNNNNNNNNNNNNNNNNNNNNNNNNNNNNNNNNNNNNNNNNNNNNNNNNNNNNNNNNNNNNNNNNNNNNNNNNNNNNNNNNNNNNNNNNNNNNNNNNNNNNNNNNNNNNNNNNNNNNNNNNNNNNNNNNNNNNNNNNNNNNNNNNNNNNNNNNNNNNNNNNNNNNNNNNNNNNNNNNNNNNNNNNNNNNNNNNNNNNNNNNNNNNNNNNNNNNNNNNNNNNNNNNNNNNNNNNNNNNNNNNNNNNNNNNNNNNNNNNNNNNNNNNNNNNNNNNNNNNNNNNNNNNNNNNNNNNNNNNNNNNNNNNNNNNNNNNNNNNNNNNNNNNNNNNNNNNNNNNNNNNNNNNNNNNNNNNNNNNNNNNNNNNNNNNNNNNNNNNNNNNNNNNNNNNNNNNNNNNNNNNNNNNNNNNNNNNNNNNNNNNNNNNNNNNNNNNNNNNNNNNNNNNNNNNNNNNNNNNNNNNNNNNNNNNNNNNNNNNNNNNNNNNNNNNNNNNNNNNNNNNNNNNNNNNNNNNNNNNNNNNNNNNNNNNNNNNNNNNNNNNNNNNNNNNNNNNNNNNNNNNNNNNNNNNNNNNNNNNNNNNNNNNNNNNNNNNNNNNNNNNNNNNNNNNNNNNNNNNNNNNNNNNNNNNNNNNNNNNNNNNNNNNNNNNNNNNNNNNNNNNNNNNNNNNNNNNNNNNNNNNNNNNNNNNNNNNNNNNNNNNNNNNNNNNNNNNNNNNNNNNNNNNNNNNNNNNNNNNNNNNNNNNNNNNNNNNNNNNNNNNNNNNNNNNNNNNNNNNNNNNNNNNNNNNNNNNNNNNNNNNNNNNNNNNNNNNNNNNNNNNNNNNNNNNNNNNNNNNNNNNNNNNNNNNNNNNNNNNNNNNNNNNNNNNNNNNNNNNNNNNNNNNNNNNNNNNNNNNNNNNNNNNNNNNNNNNNNNNNNNNNNNNNNNNNNNNNNNNNNNNNNNNNNNNNNNNNNNNNNNNNNNNNNNNNNNNNNNNNNNNNNNNNNNNNNNNNNNNNNNNNNNNNNNNNNNNNNNNNNNNNNNNNNNNNNNNNNNNNNNNNNNNNNNNNNNNNNNNNNNNNNNNNNNNNNNNNNNNNNNNNNNNNNNNNNNNNNNNNNNNNNNNNNNNNNNNNNNNNNNNNNNNNNNNNNNNNNNNNNNNNNNNNNNNNNNNNNNNNNNNNNNNNNNNNNNNNNNNNNNNNNNNNNNNNNNNNNNNNNNNNNNNNNNNNNNNNNNNNNNNNNNNNNNNNNNNNNNNNNNNNNNNNNNNNNNNNNNNNNNNNNNNNNNNNNNNNNNNNNNNNNNNNNNNNNNNNNNNNNNNNNNNNNNNNNNNNNNNNNNNNNNNNNNNNNNNNNNNNNNNNNNNNNNNNNNNNNNNNNNNNNNNNNNNNNNNNNNNNNNNNNNNNNNNNNNNNNNNNNNNNNNNNNNNNNNNNNNNNNNNNNNNNNNNNNNNNNNNNNNNNNNNNNNNNNNNNNNNNNNNNNNNNNNNNNNNNNNNNNNNNNNNNNNNNNNNNNNNNNNNNNNNNNNNNNNNNNNNNNNNNNNNNNNNNNNNNNNNNNNNNNNNNNNNNNNNNNNNNNNNNNNNNNNNNNNNNNNNNNNNNNNNNNNNNNNNNNNNNNNNNNNNNNNNNNNNNNNNNNNNNNNNNNNNNNNNNNNNNNNNNNNNNNNNNNNNNNNNNNNNNNNNNNNNNNNNNNNNNNNNNNNNNNNNNNNNNNNNNNNNNNNNNNNNNNNNNNNNNNNNNNNNNNNNNNNNNNNNNNNNNNNNNNNNNNNNNNNNNNNNNNNNNNNNNNNNNNNNNNNNNNNNNNNNNNNNNNNNNNNNNNNNNNNNNNNNNNNNNNNNNNNNNNNNNNNNNNNNNNNNNNNNNNNNNNNNNNNNNNNNNNNNNNNNNNNNNNNNNNNNNNNNNNNNNNNNNNNNNNNNNNNNNNNNNNNNNNNNNNNNNNNNNNNNNNNNNNNNNNNNNNNNNNNNNNNNNNNNNNNNNNNNNNNNNNNNNNNNNNNNNNNNNNNNNNNNNNNNNNNNNNNNNNNNNNNNNNNNNNNNNNNNNNNNNNNNNNNNNNNNNNNNNNNNNNNNNNNNNNNNNNNNNNNNNNNNNNNNNNNNNNNNNNNNNNNNNNNNNNNNNNNNNNNNNNNNNNNNNNNNNNNNNNNNNNNNNNNNNNNNNNNNNNNNNNNNNNNNNNNNNNNNNNNNNNNNNNNNNNNNNNNNNNNNNNNNNNNNNNNNNNNNNNNNNNNNNNNNNNNNNNNNNNNNNNNNNNNNNNNNNNNNNNNNNNNNNNNNNNNNNNNNNNNNNNNNNNNNNNNNNNNNNNNNNNNNNNNNNNNNNNNNNNNNNNNNNNNNNNNNNNNNNNNNNNNNNNNNNNNNNNNNNNNNNNNNNNNNNNNNNNNNNNNNNNNNNNNNNNNNNNNNNNNNNNNNNNNNNNNNNNNNNNNNNNNNNNNNNNNNNNNNNNNNNNNNNNNNNNNNNNNNNNNNNNNNNNNNNNNNNNNNNNNNNNNNNNNNNNNNNNNNNNNNNNNNNNNNNNNNNNNNNNNNNNNNNNNNNNNNNNNNNNNNNNNNNNNNNNNNNNNNNNNNNNNNNNNNNNNNNNNNNNNNNNNNNNNNNNNNNNNNNNNNNNNNNNNNNNNNNNNNNNNNNNNNNNNNNNNNNNNNNNNNNNNNNNNNNNNNNNNNNNNNNNNNNNNNNNNNNNNNNNNNNNNNNNNNNNNNNNNNNNNNNNNNNNNNNNNNNNNNNNNNNNNNNNNNNNNNNNNNNNNNNNNNNNNNNNNNNNNNNNNNNNNNNNNNNNNNNNNNNNNNNNNNNNNNNNNNNNNNNNNNNNNNNNNNNNNNNNNNNNNNNNNNNNNNNNNNNNNNNNNNNNNNNNNNNNNNNNNNNNNNNNNNNNNNNNNNNNNNNNNNatttttaatattaagtataaatatttctttcctaaaaaaatgtatttttattaaaatgggCTAGACCCAACACCAAGAAGcccaaacaaaacaaaacaggAAAATGGGTTATACCTTGTTGGGCTGGAAGGATGGCCCAAGTGGTCTGGGCTGCGCGGAGGTCGGCCTGGCCCGCTTCCTTGGTCCGCTTGGCCCTCTCCTAAACGCACCGTTTTGGGCTCTAGGGACTCCCtcaaacgacgtcgttttggGGTCGACCCTTTGGATTCTTCCCTCTGCCGAAACGACGCCGTTTTAGGCCTTGGACTCGTGTATATAAACCCCGCTTCCGTCTTTTCCTCTCATTTTCAGCCTTtcagtttctctctctagcgtttcctttcccttctctctaaaactctcctttcttctctcttcgCCGGCGCCGACGTCCTCCCCTCTCTTCTCggatttctctctcctaaccggCGAATCGCTTCGCCTTCCGTTGCCGGCGTCAAgctctctcctttcttctctCCGCCGATCGTTccttccttttctctctctaccccTTTCTCTTCTCAGATCTCAAccctttttcccctttttctttgttgttgctttttgttctttgattgtttttggCTAACTGTTGatgatttttttggtttttttcgTGTTGTGGCTAACTGCTGTCTGTTTCCTTTTTGCAGGGTTTTAAAGAgccgggttgtccaaaaatttggacaacccgGCGAGGGGGTTCTGGCACCCCCTGGAGTTGGTGGTCAGAGCCCCCCACTTCACGCGTAGTGGGTGGGGGATGGGACGGCGAagggatggctgggcgtacgcccCAGCCATCccgatttttttttatttttttattctatttatttatttaatttaatttaatttatatttatttttattattattattttttaatttatgtgtctACAGCATGGAGATTATGGAAAGAAGGCAGTCCTTTAAAACTTGTGGAAGAATGCTTAGAAGAGTCTTGCAATCTATCAAAAGTGATTCGATGCATCCATATTAGTCTTTTATGTGTACAACAGCATCTTGAGGATAAGCCAAGTATGTCATCTGTAATTCTGATGTGGGGAAGTGAAACTGAATTGCCACACTCCAAGCAActtggttttttgttttgaagaaGTCCACTTGAAGATGATTCTTCATCAGACAAGCATGTATCTTCTTCGACAAATGAAATGACTCTGTCAATACTAGATGCTTGATAATTGATTAACTGTATACTTAACTCTTTCATCTCCAAGATGTGCTTGATGTTTTCTTGAGCTTCCTGTTAGTTCTTGTATAGCAGAAATCTGTAGGTAAAGGGTAGAGATCTTTCTCTAGTTTCATTGCTCAGGTTAGGGAAGGAAATTGCTATTGTTCATTGTGAAACAGTTTCCCTTTGTAATTGTATATGTTTTCCATTTTGCACAAGCTTGATGCCAGTAGAAGTCTTTAACAAACTGCTAAAGACTTTGAATGGCATGGTGGCTTAGTGTTAATAAAATCacctttcaaaaaagaaaaaaaaaacactgtTTCATCTCCAAATGTTTTGTACCTTATGCTTTAATACGAGTGGCTTAGTCCCAGTTTGAGCTTAGCACCATGCAAGTGCCTACTTGGGGGtaatgttatatatatttgtctCACAGAGAATTGACAAGATGACTACACTGAAGCTTCATATAAATCAGAAATAAGAATTCTCTGTAATCTCATCAATTgtaaattgttttgattttttttctaatgcACTATGTTTCATTGAGGAAGAGTCATTTAATCCTCACATACATGTAccataataaaaatgaatgatAAGGCATTACTTAATTTGTATTTGCTGCATTAACTTAATAGATGttatttattgatgacataAAGATTTTATAGGTCTTAAATTTACTGGAAACtgaaaatcaaaaaaaaaaatgggacaaaatgaaaaggtTGATCTGTgatatatttaatgaaaacGTAATTTGAGATTAAAACATTTAAAGTCTTCTTATCCCAAGTCGGATTATGGATGGAAGGAGCGAGAACTCTAAGACACTGTGCATATAATGAATATATTGTTTGTGACTTGTCATGTTGGACTTATTTAGTGTAAGGATGACAGAATGAAGCTAAATTCTTAAATAGCTTGTAATTTATAGGTTTAAGAGGCTAATTAAAGTCAACCAATCATAGTACAATtgagggaaaaaagaaaaagataaaggaTCCACAGATTTTCATCGTAAAAAGTTTTCCAAGCTTTTTGGCCCTCCTCCCATTTAAGAGCTCTCCTACCCACATGACACTTGAGGAACTGTATTTACTATCGGATAGCTTTTCTGCTATCCATAAACTGCTGGTCATTACTTTGAAAGGCCAGGTAGAGCAGAAGATAGCTAATGGTCTTTTCAAGGAAGACTTGCATTCTAGTCAACGCTCATCAGTCTAAATAAATTTGCTCTCTGAAGTCTACCAAACTGAAAAGTTTTTCTACGAGTTTTACAAGCTTTGAAAGTTGAAACCAATGGACATTCTGTCTTTCATGTTCACCAACACCATTTTGCTAATATTGTTTTCAGGTATTGCTGATGGAATCGATGTCTTCACCTCCTCTCAGTCTGTTAGTGATGGCAGAACCTTGGTTTCAAGAGATGGAATCTTTGAGCTTGGTTTCTTTAGTCCTGGAAGCTCTAAGAATCGTTACTTGGGAATTTGGTACAAGAA contains:
- the LOC18593740 gene encoding probable disease resistance protein At4g27220; translation: MEFIGSILEVVKCFGGPTCTYIDYHRKLEEQMNHLREKVNVLNIRKGDLVLRKDEELRHRRVVREEVEYWFKAVEKVNTEMQEIEMKFRAVSYFLRGRFGKFVCRKIEEVKEIHQQGSFPDGVAVDGPPATGVMLPTPNLEGEIDVKEQIWEYLMDDEVGMIGVCGMGGIGKTTIMKHINNQLLEESDRFDKVIWVTVSKEMNISKLRRDIAHSLKLSNQLSEDELKAVLKDTLEGKSYVLILDDVWKQFPLLDVGIFESTLGMGKKVVFTSRSSEVCKSMGCKVVVNVQPLSKLESMNLFLYHVGQSVVQDQNLKDIVNKIVEQCGGLPLSIVTIAGSMKGVEDICEWKNVLIELEERVESVKELDIKVYEPLKFSYDHLRDPKIQNCFLYCSLYPEDYIIRKVELIENWIDEGLLDGLQTKEAMHHRGYSILNKLESNCLLERATFLIDDDGVKMHDVLRDMALYIAGHQFMGKVGMQLKEFPSEQEWTVSVEKVSLMRNSILEIPSHISPRWPHLSTLILQQCGLQKISESFFKHMPGLKVLNLSYNYSLKYLPNSISNLKTLNALVLFCCDKLKYVPSLVELTALRKLNLLRTAIKEVPHGIEMLENLRDLRMMSWALKELPVGILRRICHLQCLMLADTFVKGEEVGQLRKLEWVSCSFRNVQEFNKYAECTQGKWPTSFTFQVGGSPMRWYIGFGQSPNFKKIEKWVIFADSEIERCDDRVVPHDLQTLTIEKYDDFKCLNNIPLFRKATDWKECQIGECEGMECVVDLSLSSCDALDNIEELHLFLLPNLREVVRVGVAVEIESTSHAPTPPAIFSSLKKFHMRSCSRVKKLFPVELLKGLQNLETIQVEVCEEMEEIIASEENHKGEGTTFILPKLKSLKLQLLPKLKSICSGRVMIPADSLQYLYIIKCPEVKRIPLSLPLVENGKPSPPSSLQKITAWPREWWESVEWDQPDAKDVLSPFLQYSGL